GACATACCACTCCGCCTTGCGTCGATCACACGTGCACAGCAGCTCACCGTCAGGAGCCTGCATCAAACAGTTGTGGTACAGTGGCTTCGAGCGTGTTGAGTGGTatcgtttgttcgttttctgATTACTGTAAACGAAGGAAAACCCGATTGCCATTTAGTGGTTCGGTTCCGCATCGACGCGTATGTGGTGGGACTTTCACTTACTTTTGGGCTTGGAGTAACTTCTTCGCTTTGGAGCTTCCTCCCGGTTTAGATCTGCGATTATTGTGCGGTTGGTCCATGAAGCAATCCATTTCCTCCAACACCTGTTCAAGCACTACCTTTCGGCTTGTCCATGGGTAGCTAGGATTCAGAGAAGCTGGAATTAGTATCGAACACTCTCACCACAGCCTATTTTGCTTCTACTTACTGAGGGACTAGTTTGTACGATAGTTTTTTGAACATCTCCACCGCCACGTGGGCATCGCTGGCAGCATACTTAACTTGTCTTTCGGACAGCTCCGGCGTCTCCCAATCGGAGCACCGGATTTTCCAATGTTTGTCCAGCGTTATTCCTAGCACCTCGTTGGCCAGACGCGCTATTCCGAGCGGCTCCAGTCCAGCCTGTTCTGCCATATATCGCAAATCGAGCGTACTTTCCACCTTCAGCCGGTAATCTTCCCGTAGTACGCGCGCATCTTCGTACGGGGACACCCCTACCTTGATAATATTGTCGTCATTTAGAAGATCGTATAGTTCCTGTGGTATCCTGTTGATCATAGACAGCCGTATCAGGGCGCAGAGGCCACGATGGGAGGCGAGTTGAAGCAGGGCTACCGGTCGTCTCTTTCCCTGATAGCTGACCCATTCGCAATCGAATCCTAGCACATTGTACTCCTTGCAGTGTCTGTGGGATTTAACGTTAGCGTGATTAATTCAATGCCAtctgaatgtgtgtgtgtgaaagtatGCATAATATCTTCGATCGATCCTTACCTTTGTAGCTTCTCCACAATTATGCGACAGTCATCGGTCGTATTGATGATGTGCACCTGCTGTCCACGAAGCGGATCCCGTTGGTTCAGTGCCCTCAGCCGACTCATAATGCCACGGCGGTAGCGTGATAGTACGAACAGTACACCGACACCTACGGCTGCTATGACGGCAGTAGAAACCACGGTTTTCTCTCGCTGGGTCAACATTTATAACACCCCCAGTCGGTCAGCGGACCGCCAACGTTCCCAACATGAATGCAAGTTTTTCTCCGCGTTAATTTGCTGCGTGATTGTATCTTTTCACGTTTACTGACCGTAGGGTTTGCACGAACTTGTCTTTCTTGCACatcaaaaagaacaaaaaagtgcacccgaacagtttggggaaaagaaattaattacatcAAGAAGACAAGCACGATAGAATCACCCTCTGTCTGGCAGGACCTTTTTCCAAATTCATCAGTGcgtaaaaaatgcaaaacttgTGCGCAGCTCGTGCGTATTCGTATGAATGTGTGTTGTTATGACAGCAGTAACCTCAAACTCGCTCCGTCGTTGGTGAACCATCAGGACGAGAgcgaatttttaaaattacaatCATGGGTTCTTCTCATTGGGAAACAATTTTTcgtgaagcagaaaaaaatctaGAAGTAAACCACACATTTAGAAATTACGTTCACCCCAACGCGGGAAAAGTGCTTTTCCATTGCCCAAGGTAATTCAATCCCAATGGCCTCTAGTTAGCTTGGGCGACATCCGTCAAGGtgtcaaaatttcgatgaacgTCAAGCGGGTTCCCTTTGGCTGCTGTCAACGCATCGCTAGCTCTTTTCGTCGCAAGTTTTCGTTCGGTTCAGACGCCATTAAATATGGGTAAACCACGTGGAATTCGTACCGCCCGCAAACACATCCGACACCGGCGCGATCAGCGTTGGGCGGATAAGGACTACAAGAAGGCCCATTTGGGTACACGTTGGAAGTCCAACCCGTTCGCCGGAGCCTCTCACGCCAAGGGAATCGTGCTGGAAAAGGTCGGCGTCGAAGCTAAGCAGCCCAACTCCGCCATCCGCAAGTGCGTCCGTGTGCAGCTCATCAAGAATGGCAAGAAGATCACCGCATTCGTGCCCCGGGATGGTTGCCTGAACTACATCGAGGAGAACGACGAGGTGCTAGTTGCCGGTTTCGGTCGTAAGGGTCACGCCGTCGGTGATATTCCCGGAGTCCGTTTCAAGGTAGTGAAGGTGGCCAACGTTTCGCTGTTGGCTCTGTACAAGGAGAAGAAGGAGCGTCCGCGTTCGTAAGCTGAAAAGAAGGAAGATTGCGATGGATCTGGTCCAGCGCGGTTCGATGGCTATGGATGGTCATTGATTTTCCACCGGTGTGACGGACCAGTTGCCAGGACAAGAATTCGATTAATGTAAGGCAAGtgcgaaaaaggaagaaatacaAGCTGCCTGGAAGGATCTTGTACCTCTGAAATGGAATATGACTCTCACTGTGTTATTGGTCGTTGTGATATTgagaaatttgtttatttgtaggATAAACTCAAGGAACGATATAAATTTTACGGGATATTGTTCGCAAAGTTTTGTGGAATgtaaacaaagtaaaacataatatCCAAGGGGTTAACAAGTGGATGGAATCGTTCATAACCCTAACTAAGGTGATATGCCAGGCGGAAACAATATAGTCATCAATCGACAGTAATCAGAACATCAATCGACAGTAATCAGAACATCAATCGACAGCAATACCTCAGAGAGTTTCTCGGGTATTGTTCATGTATAGATTTGTAGACTAGAATGATACATTATCATCTCATTCAATCCGAATTTCTTTCGATCTTGGAGCGGTGATATTAGGTGATTTTAACCGGTAAGAATCTGCGGCAGTACTCAGGCGGTGGTGTTGTTCAACAACGTAGGATTGGGTTCCAATGAAAGGTCTACTCCGGTATACAACAAAATTCGGATTTATCAGAGATGTGTTGTATAGTTTATATTTAATAACTAACCGCTGATGTATCCAATATAACTTATCAGGGTGGCTTCctcaataataaacaacagtGAAGCATGAAACATTCAAGCTCGTGTTCTATTTCCAGAGCTAGATTGACCAGTTAGCTTCCATTTGTGCTCTCTGTGAGTAGAATATGTATTGAATTCAATGAATCCAATCGATTATCAtgcattgttttgcttgcagcaaaataacaaaatgatTGTGGGGCCTAAATTCCcaaagaaaattaagaaaaagaatCCACTGTACCGTGTTATCTTGAATGAGAAATAAACTTGAAAACTAGCTTGAATATCAATTCGTATGATGAG
This region of Anopheles marshallii chromosome 2, idAnoMarsDA_429_01, whole genome shotgun sequence genomic DNA includes:
- the LOC128709371 gene encoding 40S ribosomal protein S23 → MGKPRGIRTARKHIRHRRDQRWADKDYKKAHLGTRWKSNPFAGASHAKGIVLEKVGVEAKQPNSAIRKCVRVQLIKNGKKITAFVPRDGCLNYIEENDEVLVAGFGRKGHAVGDIPGVRFKVVKVANVSLLALYKEKKERPRS